The following are from one region of the Lepeophtheirus salmonis chromosome 8, UVic_Lsal_1.4, whole genome shotgun sequence genome:
- the LSm1 gene encoding U6 snRNA-associated Sm-like protein LSm1, with protein sequence MSDHYLPGTASIMEELDKKLMVLLRDGRTLIGILRSVDQYANLVLHRAIERIHVGNDYGDIPRGIFVVRGENVVLLGEIDEVRESEANSKLREVSLEEILEAQTKQQFEREEENRIRARAFKKRGLTNTAEISMDDFM encoded by the exons ATGTCGGACCACTATCTACCAGGGACAGCCTCTATAATGGAGGAATTGGACAAGAAATTGATGGTGCTCCTTCGTGATGGACGTACACTCATAGGTATTCTCCGATCCGTGGATCAGTATGCGAATCTCGTACTCCATCGAGCCATTGAAAGGATTCATGTAGGAAACGACTACGGAGATATTCCGAGAGGTATCTTTGTAGTTCGTGGAGAGAATGTG GTTCTATTAGGCGAAATCGACGAAGTACGAGAATCGGAGGCAAATTCCAAGCTCCGTGAGGTATCCTTAGAAGAGATACTTGAGGCTCAAACCAAACAGCAATTTGAGAGAGAAGAGGAGAATCGTATTCGGGCCAGGGCTTTTAAGAAAAGGGGACTAACAAATACTGCAGAGATCTCAATGGACgattttatgtaa